In the genome of Coleofasciculus chthonoplastes PCC 7420, one region contains:
- a CDS encoding glycosyltransferase family 4 protein yields MTPKIKVGFHLENKGHPQVDLRIPEKGNPGIGGTQFTTLATAYYLNQLYPDQLEILLLANHLELFPPSLSVCHAESLVDAAIKSEKEGCDIFIFKSAGGGDQIYDQLRKLKIKAVARSNNTPDRSKLNQIADCSQIKAHVCVGHEQLDLLRDHRVFPKSTRIFNPFNVEYFKPKTDIVKSGNTVVFVGNIIYSKGFHHLARVWKKIIQAKSDAKLVVIGSGQLYDRNQLLGKWGVAEEAYEAKWIRPFLSDENGNLLDSVNFLGLLGEEKIGILQQADVGVANPSGLTETFCSVAVEFQACGTPVVSGANGGLLDTVIHGKTGLLGHNDRDLVRNILYLLNNPSIAQQFGENGLKFVQEKFDYRENARQWLALFIDIDHDRLPQQPAMKPNYMYNAKFIRESMRIMKQFMPFLHPAPALIEIKPLLKTYLKKIK; encoded by the coding sequence ATGACACCGAAAATAAAAGTAGGCTTTCATCTTGAAAATAAAGGTCATCCTCAGGTTGACTTAAGAATTCCCGAAAAAGGGAATCCCGGCATTGGTGGAACTCAATTTACTACACTGGCTACAGCCTATTACTTAAATCAACTTTATCCCGATCAGCTTGAGATCTTGCTCCTGGCAAATCACCTAGAACTTTTTCCACCATCGTTAAGTGTGTGCCATGCGGAATCTCTTGTAGATGCAGCCATAAAAAGTGAAAAAGAAGGCTGCGATATCTTTATTTTCAAATCGGCTGGTGGAGGTGATCAAATATATGATCAACTTCGTAAACTAAAAATAAAAGCCGTAGCTCGTTCAAACAATACACCGGATCGAAGCAAATTAAATCAAATAGCTGATTGTTCTCAAATTAAAGCCCATGTTTGTGTAGGACATGAACAGCTTGATTTGTTACGAGATCATAGAGTATTTCCAAAATCTACTCGGATTTTCAATCCATTTAATGTTGAATATTTTAAGCCTAAAACAGATATAGTTAAATCCGGAAATACTGTAGTATTTGTCGGGAACATTATTTATTCTAAAGGCTTTCATCATCTAGCTAGAGTTTGGAAAAAAATTATTCAAGCTAAATCTGATGCTAAGCTAGTTGTCATCGGAAGTGGTCAACTTTATGATCGCAATCAATTACTAGGCAAATGGGGCGTTGCTGAAGAAGCGTATGAAGCCAAGTGGATACGCCCCTTTTTATCTGATGAAAATGGCAACTTACTCGATTCTGTAAATTTTTTGGGGTTACTGGGGGAAGAGAAAATTGGAATTTTGCAACAGGCTGATGTAGGTGTTGCTAATCCATCAGGGCTTACAGAAACATTTTGTTCAGTGGCTGTGGAGTTTCAAGCCTGTGGAACTCCTGTTGTTTCTGGAGCTAACGGTGGACTCCTTGACACTGTGATTCATGGAAAAACCGGATTACTGGGACATAATGATCGGGATCTAGTTAGAAATATCTTATATCTGTTAAATAATCCTTCAATAGCTCAGCAATTTGGTGAAAACGGACTAAAGTTTGTCCAAGAAAAATTTGATTATCGTGAAAATGCGAGACAGTGGTTAGCCTTATTTATTGATATTGATCATGATCGACTACCCCAGCAACCTGCCATGAAACCAAATTACATGTATAACGCTAAGTTTATTCGGGAAAGTATGCGAATTATGAAGCAATTTATGCCTTTTCTACATCCAGCGCCTGCTTTAATTGAAATTAAGCCTCTACTGAAAACTTATTTGAAGAAAATTAAGTAA